GCACAGTTTCGCTATAAATGGCTTTCTGTCCATAAATCGAAACGCCGCTCAACGACATTATAGCTAATAGAAAGATAGTTTTCATAACCATTGATCTTTCGATAATAATTGTGGACTTAAGGTAAAGTCAATTGGCTGTTGTCTAAGCGACGGGCGCTACTTTGATATCCAATTTTGAAATTATTACCTATTATGAAAAAAAGGCATTGGAGGCCACGCGTTAGGGATGGGCGGAAGCTTCATATTTCCTTTTGGTATTGTGAAAGTGGCAAGTGCGAAACATAGTTCTTCCTTTCCAGATGGGGCCAATGGTGGCAATCCTGCGGGCTTTGTGCTCTCCTCCGCTGAGAATTCGATTTACATCGCCTGAGATACCGCACTTACACAGCACATGATCTAATCCCTTTATCCTTCAAGCTGGGGTTAGCCATCTTTCCGATTGGCGGTAATTTTACCATGAATGTACAGGAGGCTATTTACGCATCAGTTTTTTTGTAGCCTGAAACCGTGTTCTTGGTGTGCATTATGATATTGCTGAACTAATCCAGATTGATCATGCCACCAGCAAGAAGCAGTTTGAGGAGCAGGGCAAGGATCGGATTCTTTTGGGAATTGGAGAGGAAATAGATGTTTATTTTAGACCGTGAAAACCCCAATCTTAACAGACATTTATAGGAATTGGGAGGAAATAGGAAGATTTAAGAGTCGTGAAGAACTACAATTGGACCTTGAGTTGTATAAAAAGCTCTTGGATATCGTGCGGGTTGGAGATTCGGACCACTTTCTGTTCGACCCGTTTCTCCGCAAAATAGTGATGACCTCCGTTATGTTCGGAAACGTAGTTGTTCTACGTCCCGAAGAGTTGGATGTTGACTATCTGATGAATAACATTCATCCGGAGTGCCTTCCTGTGCTTGGAGATTTCGAAGCAACGGTGGCTGAATTTAAGAAGAGCTTGCCTAACGATAAGTTAACAAAATATAAATCGAGGTACAATTACCGTTTTCGAACAAAACGAGGAGAATATGTGCATATACTGCAACAGTCGAACACGGTGCTGGCCGATGAAGATGGTGCTGTTCTCAGAAATCTGGTGATCCATACCGATATTTTAGAAATTGCTCCCTTCCAGCGCATGAAACTCTCTTTTATCGACTTAGAGGGGGAGCATCGTTCGTAGATGAAAAATCGCACATGTTGTTCAGCAAAACTAAGGAGATATTTTCTAAAAGCGAACTACAAATACTCAAGCTGATGGTGCGGGGTCTGAATAGTGAATCAATTGTTTCGCAGTATTCATCCTATCCACAATCACAGAAAAAGTATTCTGAAATCCGGTCGTTTGAACGTGCAGGAACTATTGGTGGAGCCGATAAGGCAAGATTGGGTTTAATCAGGTTCAGTTCCATAC
The DNA window shown above is from Sphingobacterium hotanense and carries:
- a CDS encoding PAS domain-containing protein, producing the protein MKTPILTDIYRNWEEIGRFKSREELQLDLELYKKLLDIVRVGDSDHFLFDPFLRKIVMTSVMFGNVVVLRPEELDVDYLMNNIHPECLPVLGDFEATVAEFKKSLPNDKLTKYKSRYNYRFRTKRGEYVHILQQSNTVLADEDGAVLRNLVIHTDILEIAPFQRMKLSFIDLEGEHRS